AAGTGATTCGGGGTCTTGTATTAGCTCTTTAAGCCTAACTAAGAACTGAACAGCCTCTCTTCCGTCCACTATTCTGTGATCGTAACTAAGCGCAACATACATCATAGGCTTTACCTCAAGATCGCCGTTTATAACTACCGGTCTCTCTTCAATCTTATGAAGTCCTAGAATTCCAACCTGTGGAGGGTTTAGAATCGGCGTGCTCATAAGTGAGCCAAAAACGCCGCCGTTTGTAATTGTAAATGTGCCGCCCATAATATCTTCTAAAGACAACGTGTTCTCTTCAGATTTAGCGGCGTACTCTTTTATCTTCTTTTCTATCTCGGCAAATGACATTCCGTCAGCGTTTTTGAGAACTGGCACCACTAGGCCCTCTGAGGCTCCTATTGCAACCCCTATGTCATAGTAGTGCTTAATAATCATATCATCGCCGTCTATCTCCGCATTAATCGCAGGAAAAGCCTTTAATGCACCGATAGATGCTTTCACAAAAAATGAGTTTAGACCTAATCCAACACCGTATTTCTCTTTAAAAGTTTCTTTGCGTCTTTTACGAAGTTCCATCACCGCGCTCATATCAATCTCATTAAATGTTGTGAGCATCGCAGTTGTCTGAGAAGCCTCAAGCATTCTTCTTGCAATAGTGCGTCTTCTTCTGGACATCTTAATTCGCTCTTCTCTTACTTCTCTTGCAATTGGAAGCTCGGGTGATTCATTTATGTTTACAACTGCAGGTGCTTTAGGGGCAGGCTCAACAATAGGAGCTTCAAGCTCTGCCTCTTTAATCTCTTTGACCTCATAGTTTTCAACATCTTCTTTTGTAATTCGTCCACTTGGGCCGGTTCCTTTCACTTTGCTGATATCAACGCCTAGTTCCTGGGCTAGATTTTTTGCAACCGGTGTTATTTTTTCATTTGTCTCTTGCTCAGCTGTGAACTCTTCTTTGATTTCTACGACTTCCTCTACTTTCTCTGCAGCAGGCTCAGGGGCTTTAGTTTGCGCAGCGGCTCCTTCTTCTATAACTCCAAGCACTTCACCCACTTCCACATCGTCATCAGCGTTTTTGAGTATGCTTGTAATAACTCCCTTTTTTTCAGAAGCCACTTCAAAATTG
The Thermodesulfobacteriota bacterium genome window above contains:
- the odhB gene encoding 2-oxoglutarate dehydrogenase complex dihydrolipoyllysine-residue succinyltransferase, with amino-acid sequence MSTNIVVPELGESIVEATIIRWFKSEGDSVNIGEAILELETEKANFEVASEKKGVITSILKNADDDVEVGEVLGVIEEGAAAQTKAPEPAAEKVEEVVEIKEEFTAEQETNEKITPVAKNLAQELGVDISKVKGTGPSGRITKEDVENYEVKEIKEAELEAPIVEPAPKAPAVVNINESPELPIAREVREERIKMSRRRRTIARRMLEASQTTAMLTTFNEIDMSAVMELRKRRKETFKEKYGVGLGLNSFFVKASIGALKAFPAINAEIDGDDMIIKHYYDIGVAIGASEGLVVPVLKNADGMSFAEIEKKIKEYAAKSEENTLSLEDIMGGTFTITNGGVFGSLMSTPILNPPQVGILGLHKIEERPVVINGDLEVKPMMYVALSYDHRIVDGREAVQFLVRLKELIQDPESL